The following proteins come from a genomic window of bacterium:
- a CDS encoding STAS domain-containing protein: MALNILIEEQKQGVYVVKLAGELDSNTYMMFQDKLRPFLVESTEVIIFDMAGLNYISSMGLAEIFKIRKKVEAYKGSIVISNLQPQIKKVFEIVKALPSEKVFESREEVDNYLNAMQRKEIKKQKEETEW, translated from the coding sequence ATGGCGCTTAATATCTTAATAGAAGAACAGAAACAGGGCGTTTATGTAGTTAAGCTTGCCGGGGAACTTGATTCAAACACCTATATGATGTTTCAGGATAAACTCAGGCCCTTTCTTGTTGAATCCACGGAAGTCATTATTTTTGATATGGCGGGCCTGAATTATATAAGCAGTATGGGCCTGGCGGAAATCTTTAAGATAAGAAAAAAGGTGGAAGCGTATAAAGGAAGCATTGTCATTTCCAACCTTCAGCCCCAGATAAAAAAAGTCTTTGAAATAGTGAAAGCCCTTCCTTCCGAGAAGGTTTTCGAGAGCAGGGAAGAAGTTGATAACTACCTGAACGCGATGCAGAGAAAAGAGATAAAGAAACAGAAGGAAGAAACCGAGTGGTGA